The Candidatus Effluviviaceae Genus I sp. genome contains a region encoding:
- a CDS encoding DUF4900 domain-containing protein — MRVPACERRNWPRAPRGRAEQGAASLVAVMAMSLAALLIGVALLSMGVGESDVVEYRADSTRALWLAEGGIERARVWLSKLYESNPALDPTGLGAQQQTLGGGQYGYTVTGMSSGPLGLPLFTVVSTGQVDRAVRQVRVVLTPETFAHYQWLVNSQAPDTWFMTGDYFEGPVHMNGHLRIDGDPWFGARVTASGSYIEAPNSNPTFTAGYQIGVPQVPLPNYNALNQTLRAEAMNGGLHRPSLPGNSSYCEVVLGRGGAAGTLSYRSYSGGTFSGWTDVLLRNLNGAAWFDSPVWIQGTIDGQLTLGCSKEIWITDDLLFAASTPGQGPDPGCDDLLGLVAVEDIYIKDTVPNGTDCELHGIFMSLNRRFQVEGWNNPPARGTLTIWGGIIADQAWRVGTWVQGVARSGYDRNWHYDPRMLRLFPPFFPLTGDMMIVSWAEVIPPEV; from the coding sequence ATGAGGGTCCCAGCGTGCGAGAGAAGGAACTGGCCACGGGCGCCCCGCGGGCGTGCGGAGCAGGGCGCGGCGAGTCTCGTCGCGGTCATGGCGATGTCCCTAGCGGCGCTCCTCATCGGGGTCGCCCTTCTGTCCATGGGCGTCGGCGAGTCCGATGTCGTTGAGTACCGGGCCGACAGCACGCGGGCTCTGTGGCTTGCGGAGGGCGGCATCGAGCGCGCCCGTGTCTGGCTGAGCAAGCTGTACGAGAGCAACCCTGCCCTGGACCCTACGGGGCTCGGAGCACAGCAGCAGACGCTCGGCGGCGGCCAGTATGGGTACACCGTGACCGGCATGAGCAGCGGGCCGCTAGGGCTTCCGCTCTTCACGGTTGTCTCGACGGGACAGGTTGACCGGGCCGTCAGGCAGGTCAGGGTCGTGCTCACGCCTGAGACCTTCGCGCACTACCAGTGGCTCGTCAACTCGCAGGCGCCGGACACGTGGTTCATGACGGGCGACTACTTCGAGGGGCCGGTGCACATGAACGGCCACCTGCGGATCGACGGCGATCCGTGGTTCGGGGCCCGCGTCACGGCCTCAGGCAGCTACATCGAGGCGCCGAACAGCAACCCGACGTTCACGGCGGGCTACCAGATCGGCGTTCCGCAGGTGCCGCTTCCCAACTACAACGCTCTCAACCAGACCCTGCGCGCGGAGGCCATGAACGGCGGCCTCCACCGCCCCTCGCTGCCGGGCAACAGCAGCTACTGTGAGGTCGTGCTGGGCAGGGGGGGAGCCGCGGGAACCCTGAGCTACCGGAGCTACTCGGGCGGCACCTTCTCGGGATGGACCGACGTGCTGCTCAGGAACCTCAACGGTGCCGCCTGGTTCGACTCCCCTGTCTGGATCCAGGGCACGATCGACGGACAGCTCACCCTCGGTTGCTCGAAGGAGATCTGGATCACGGACGACCTCCTCTTCGCGGCCTCCACGCCCGGCCAGGGACCCGACCCCGGATGCGACGACCTCCTCGGACTCGTGGCTGTCGAGGACATCTACATCAAGGACACGGTCCCGAACGGGACCGACTGCGAGCTCCACGGCATCTTCATGTCGCTCAACAGACGGTTCCAGGTCGAGGGCTGGAACAACCCGCCCGCCCGCGGCACGCTCACCATCTGGGGCGGCATCATCGCCGACCAGGCGTGGCGCGTCGGAACATGGGTTCAGGGCGTCGCGCGAAGCGGCTACGACCGCAACTGGCACTACGATCCGCGGATGCTCAGGCTCTTCCCTCCGTTCTTCCCTCTCACCGGCGACATGATGATCGTGTCATGGGCCGAGGTCATCCCGCCGGAGGTGTAG
- a CDS encoding queuosine precursor transporter, with product MSARADAPAPTGAPSRNPGRAEDALRVTVALFVGVLITSNFIAAKLITVGGLVVPAAVLVFPLAYIIGDVLTEVFGYAAARKAIWLGFACNVVAVAFSHLAIALPPAGAWTLRPFPDTASSQVAFAAVLGPAPRIVAASLAAYLCGEFLNSIVLAKLKVATGGRFLWVRTIGSTLVGQLADSAVFITAAFAGTVPGGVLRDIVLVQWLVKVGFEAAATPGTYLVVWRLKRAVGVEHFDTRVSFNPLRWE from the coding sequence ATGAGCGCGCGCGCCGACGCTCCGGCGCCGACCGGGGCCCCGAGCCGCAACCCGGGCCGCGCCGAGGACGCCCTCCGCGTGACCGTGGCGCTCTTCGTCGGCGTCCTCATCACCTCGAACTTCATCGCCGCCAAGCTCATCACCGTCGGCGGCCTCGTCGTGCCGGCCGCCGTGCTCGTGTTCCCGCTCGCGTACATCATCGGCGATGTGCTCACGGAGGTCTTCGGCTACGCGGCCGCGCGGAAGGCCATCTGGCTGGGCTTCGCGTGCAACGTCGTCGCCGTCGCGTTCTCGCACCTGGCCATCGCGCTGCCGCCGGCGGGGGCGTGGACGCTCCGGCCGTTTCCGGACACGGCGTCGTCGCAGGTCGCGTTCGCCGCGGTGCTGGGGCCGGCGCCGCGGATCGTTGCGGCGTCGCTCGCCGCGTACCTGTGCGGGGAGTTCCTGAACTCGATCGTGCTCGCGAAGCTCAAGGTCGCGACGGGCGGCAGGTTCCTGTGGGTGCGCACGATCGGCTCGACGCTCGTGGGCCAGCTCGCGGACTCCGCGGTGTTCATCACCGCCGCGTTCGCGGGCACGGTGCCCGGCGGCGTGCTCAGGGACATCGTGCTCGTGCAGTGGCTCGTGAAGGTCGGGTTCGAGGCCGCCGCCACGCCTGGCACGTACCTCGTCGTGTGGCGGCTCAAGCGCGCGGTCGGCGTGGAGCACTTCGACACGCGGGTGAGCTTCAACCCGCTGAGGTGGGAGTAG
- the queF gene encoding NADPH-dependent 7-cyano-7-deazaguanine reductase QueF — protein sequence MDKLTGPTDLDGLTLLGRDARPERRLETFPNHHAGRDYVVTLTTDEFTCVCPATGQPDFAHLAIEYVPAERILESKSLKLYLWSYRDQGVFHEHVANVILDDLVRALEPRWCRVAARFAVRGGIAITVEAEHGKR from the coding sequence ATGGACAAGCTCACCGGTCCCACTGATCTCGACGGGCTCACGCTCCTCGGGCGCGACGCCAGGCCGGAGCGAAGGCTCGAGACCTTCCCGAACCACCACGCCGGTCGTGACTACGTCGTGACGCTCACGACGGACGAGTTCACCTGCGTCTGCCCCGCGACGGGCCAGCCCGACTTCGCGCATCTCGCCATTGAGTACGTTCCCGCCGAGCGCATCCTCGAGTCGAAGTCGCTCAAGCTGTACCTGTGGTCGTACCGCGACCAGGGCGTGTTCCACGAGCATGTGGCCAACGTCATCCTCGACGACCTCGTGAGGGCCCTCGAGCCCCGGTGGTGCAGGGTGGCCGCGCGGTTCGCCGTCCGCGGCGGGATCGCGATCACCGTCGAAGCGGAGCACGGCAAGCGATGA